A genomic segment from Pseudoxanthomonas sp. CF385 encodes:
- a CDS encoding STAS domain-containing protein yields MTLEIEVYPPVNGNQYVLLSGRLDTLSHTQLDEALAPMLASRPQALVLDLAHLDYISSAGVRCILKARKALAPHEGRLLVVHPQEQIRKVIEIVQAVPMDEIFESTADADAYLDALQRRILDGEE; encoded by the coding sequence ATGACATTGGAGATTGAGGTCTACCCGCCGGTGAACGGCAACCAGTACGTGCTGCTCAGCGGCCGGCTGGACACGCTCAGCCATACCCAACTCGACGAGGCGCTCGCACCGATGCTCGCCTCCCGTCCGCAGGCGCTGGTGCTGGACCTCGCCCACCTCGACTACATCAGCAGCGCCGGCGTCCGCTGCATCCTGAAGGCGCGCAAGGCGCTCGCACCGCACGAAGGCCGCCTGCTGGTCGTGCATCCGCAGGAACAGATCCGCAAGGTCATCGAGATCGTCCAGGCCGTGCCGATGGACGAGATCTTCGAATCCACCGCGGACGCCGATGCCTACCTGGACGCGCTGCAGCGGCGGATCCTCGACGGCGAGGAGTGA
- a CDS encoding STAS domain-containing protein: MSLGIDILPPGKGSQRVAVSGRLDTHTYEDLDEALAPLLSRQLHSLVLDLSGLEYISSAGIRSIFKARKTLAPHGGKVLLVNPQPQIQKVLDMVKAVPLNEIFSSTAEADAYLDAMQRKVLRADEDDD; encoded by the coding sequence ATGAGCCTGGGCATCGACATCCTGCCGCCGGGCAAGGGCAGCCAGCGCGTGGCGGTCAGCGGCCGCCTCGATACGCATACCTACGAGGATCTGGACGAAGCGCTGGCACCGCTGCTGTCGCGGCAGCTGCATTCGCTGGTGCTGGACCTGTCGGGCCTCGAGTACATCAGCAGCGCCGGCATCCGCTCCATCTTCAAGGCCCGCAAGACGCTGGCGCCGCATGGCGGCAAGGTCCTGCTGGTGAATCCGCAACCGCAGATTCAGAAGGTGCTGGACATGGTCAAGGCGGTGCCGTTGAACGAGATCTTCTCGTCGACCGCGGAAGCCGATGCCTACCTGGATGCGATGCAGCGCAAGGTCCTGCGCGCCGACGAGGACGACGACTGA
- a CDS encoding ATP-binding protein yields MQMRLFIPREHARVDDLNASLEAVLANNGVSRAIQCDVRLIVEELASNAIEHGDLARVDAEEHELCVDIGIRDRLLTLEFRESGVPFNPLDQPPPDLDADILDRPTGGLGLHLVRQVSEDAHYVRDGNYNVLRLTLRIPTEENGP; encoded by the coding sequence ATGCAGATGCGACTGTTCATTCCCCGTGAGCACGCCCGTGTCGACGACCTCAACGCGTCGCTCGAGGCCGTGCTGGCCAACAACGGCGTCAGCCGCGCGATCCAGTGCGACGTGCGGCTGATCGTCGAGGAACTGGCGAGCAATGCGATCGAGCACGGCGACCTCGCCCGCGTCGATGCCGAGGAACACGAGCTGTGCGTGGACATCGGCATCCGCGATCGCCTGCTGACGCTCGAGTTCCGCGAGAGCGGCGTTCCGTTCAATCCGCTCGACCAGCCGCCGCCCGACCTCGATGCCGACATCCTCGACCGCCCGACCGGCGGCCTGGGCCTGCACCTGGTGCGCCAGGTCTCCGAGGACGCCCACTACGTGCGCGACGGCAACTACAACGTGCTGCGGCTGACGCTGCGCATCCCCACCGAGGAGAACGGACCATGA
- a CDS encoding SpoIIE family protein phosphatase: MQDAVPGNVVPTAAAGASHWRSSLRTRIALWAGLVNVVLLVLLVVATAWFARRMILDNARRDTQASAQEAVQRLDNAMRVVTITTHGISDLVGAANLAPDELTATLRAMVKATPGCAGGLLVLEPRTREDVPFARYVAANGRDRDLVADGYPYRTQGWYQRTVASPGGWWSEPYLNQTAGAVWMVTYNMPLRDPGRGARTRGMVSLDLPLANLTDMVESLANLPGWRVTLVAPAGTLALNPEVTVDRLETLDDYIRRAGRADLQEAAQAVRLRQPLQHAHVDAVTGERRYTVVEPVGDTGWNLLVAQSYELITERLNQALWMLAAVGALLALVCMLVVRKLARHISQPVERLSTSAARLAEGDYAMPVPYVGRRDEVGQMARTLEHARGSIRQQLREIEDMTAARQKLESELSIAREIQQAMLPPGRVIDREQSHLEAYARLEPAKAVGGDFYSFIETGTDVLWFAIGDVSDKGVPAALFMARTVTVLEVAASSHASPERVLAEASRRLVQGNDACMFATVLCGRVDVRTGECVLASAGHDAPLLLQADGRHEELPLQPGPPLGFEVGEAFPLWSGRLPAGATLLAWTDGITEAFDPDNLAFGPERIPGALRPGANARDQCEGLIAAVHAFTGSAPQSDDITVLAIRRRLDSDPASPEAPPSQETAHADATVHSP, from the coding sequence ATGCAAGACGCAGTGCCAGGGAACGTCGTGCCAACAGCGGCCGCCGGTGCTTCGCACTGGCGCAGCAGCCTGCGCACGCGCATCGCCTTGTGGGCGGGCCTGGTGAACGTGGTGCTGCTGGTACTGCTGGTGGTGGCGACGGCGTGGTTCGCGCGGCGGATGATCCTCGACAACGCGCGCCGCGACACCCAGGCCAGCGCGCAGGAAGCGGTGCAGCGGCTGGACAACGCGATGCGCGTGGTCACCATCACCACGCACGGCATCTCCGACCTGGTGGGCGCGGCCAATCTGGCGCCCGACGAACTCACCGCCACGCTGCGCGCCATGGTCAAGGCCACGCCCGGCTGCGCCGGCGGCCTGCTGGTGCTGGAGCCCCGCACGCGCGAGGACGTGCCCTTCGCCCGCTACGTGGCGGCGAACGGCCGCGACCGCGACCTGGTCGCCGACGGCTATCCGTACCGCACCCAGGGCTGGTACCAGCGCACCGTGGCATCGCCGGGCGGGTGGTGGTCCGAGCCCTACCTCAACCAGACCGCCGGCGCCGTCTGGATGGTCACCTACAACATGCCGCTGCGCGACCCCGGCCGCGGCGCGCGCACCCGCGGCATGGTCAGCCTGGACCTGCCGCTGGCCAACCTCACCGACATGGTCGAATCGCTGGCCAACCTGCCCGGCTGGCGGGTGACGCTGGTGGCGCCGGCGGGCACGCTGGCGCTCAATCCGGAAGTGACGGTCGACCGGCTGGAAACGCTGGACGACTACATCCGCCGCGCCGGTCGCGCGGACCTGCAGGAGGCCGCGCAGGCGGTCAGGCTGCGGCAGCCGCTGCAGCACGCGCACGTCGATGCCGTGACCGGCGAGCGGCGCTACACCGTCGTGGAGCCGGTGGGCGACACGGGCTGGAACCTGCTGGTCGCGCAGTCGTACGAGCTGATCACCGAACGCCTCAACCAGGCGCTGTGGATGCTCGCCGCGGTGGGCGCGCTGCTGGCGCTGGTCTGCATGCTGGTGGTGCGCAAGCTGGCGCGCCACATCAGCCAGCCGGTCGAACGCCTGTCGACCTCCGCCGCGCGCCTGGCCGAAGGCGACTACGCCATGCCCGTGCCGTACGTGGGCCGCCGCGACGAAGTCGGCCAGATGGCGCGCACGCTGGAACACGCGCGCGGATCGATCCGGCAGCAGCTGCGCGAGATCGAGGACATGACGGCGGCGCGGCAGAAGCTGGAGAGCGAGCTGTCCATCGCGCGCGAGATCCAGCAGGCGATGTTGCCGCCGGGCCGGGTGATCGACCGCGAGCAGAGCCACCTGGAAGCGTATGCGCGGCTGGAACCGGCCAAGGCCGTGGGCGGCGATTTCTACAGCTTCATCGAAACCGGTACCGACGTGCTGTGGTTCGCCATCGGCGACGTCTCCGACAAGGGCGTGCCCGCGGCGCTGTTCATGGCGCGCACCGTGACCGTGCTGGAGGTGGCGGCCAGCAGCCACGCCAGCCCCGAGCGCGTGCTGGCCGAAGCCTCGCGCCGGCTGGTGCAGGGCAACGATGCCTGCATGTTCGCCACCGTCCTGTGCGGTCGCGTGGACGTGCGCACCGGCGAGTGCGTGCTGGCCAGCGCCGGCCACGATGCGCCGCTGCTGCTGCAGGCCGACGGACGCCACGAGGAACTGCCGCTGCAGCCCGGCCCGCCGCTGGGTTTCGAAGTGGGCGAGGCGTTCCCGTTGTGGTCGGGCCGCTTGCCGGCCGGCGCCACCCTGCTGGCGTGGACGGACGGCATCACCGAAGCGTTCGATCCCGACAACCTGGCATTCGGTCCCGAGCGCATCCCCGGCGCGCTGCGCCCGGGCGCGAACGCGCGCGACCAGTGCGAAGGCCTGATCGCCGCAGTTCACGCATTTACCGGCAGCGCACCGCAGTCGGACGACATCACCGTGCTGGCCATCCGCCGCCGGCTGGACAGCGATCCCGCTTCCCCCGAAGCTCCGCCATCACAGGAGACCGCGCATGCAGATGCGACTGTTCATTCCCCGTGA